Proteins from a genomic interval of Xiphias gladius isolate SHS-SW01 ecotype Sanya breed wild chromosome 23, ASM1685928v1, whole genome shotgun sequence:
- the nudt22 gene encoding uridine diphosphate glucose pyrophosphatase NUDT22 isoform X2, protein MTDPEVSVLLHCGDWRGLLQSQVQVELSERFNRQTDPALERHIEEVWTERVSKEPWLFNGAKFRLHSLCLASPKYPSSSCASPKHSPCTHSSKAPSLDCVEDQEDKLSSRQRQEEMYDTDPLHDAAQNSLDPRNRAINQTENVEAVIQQAASSLEQTSSTCGTTELLSHTDKNMDDRDTGPLLTLRLGLTCYKDYLGTNWSCRVAELCQRGEAEFSDPLALLAQPLGVGAVLCTDDGQLVLIRRSQTVAEAGGLLDIPGGHPEPKVVCKEVSMVVMQQRPEAVVSELFSSVCAEIRDEVNVPLSRLGEPILMGVALNHTSAGRPSAEFYVSCSLTSDEVRKLYWEGGAEAHESTDIIFLSRTEMLQLDRSSALWSELCPSAKGAVLLYQTVKPDGERDRSR, encoded by the exons ATGACGGATCCCGAGgtgtctgtgctgctgcacTGTGGAGACTGGAGGGGGCTTCTGCAGTCTCAGGTACAAGTGGAGCTTTCTGAAAG atTTAACAGGCAGACAGATCCGGCTCTAGAGCGTCACATAGAGGAGGTGTGGACAGAGCGGGTGTCCAAAGAGCCGTGGCTTTTCAATGGGGCCAAATTCAGACTACACTCTTTGTGCTTGGCCTCCCCTAAGTATCCCTCATCATCCTGTGCTTCTCCTAAACATTCGCCCTGCACTCATTCATCCAAAGCACCCTCCTTAGACTGTGTGGAGGATCAGGAAGACAAATTATCtagcagacagagacaggaggaaaTGTATGACACTGATCCTCTGCATGATGCTGCTCAGAACAGTTTGGACCCAAGAAACAGGGCTATaaatcagacagaaaatgtaGAGGCTGTCATCCAACAGGCAGCTAGTTCACTGGAACAAACTTCCTCTACTTGTGGAACAACTGAACTTCTGTCACACACTGATAAAAACATGGATGATCGGGACACTGGGCCGCTCCTCACTCTGAGACTTGGCCTTACATGCTACAAGGACTACCTGGGAACCAACTGGTCGTGTCGAGTGGCAGAGCTCTGTCAGCGTGGAGAGGCAGAGTTCAGCGATCCTCTGGCGCTGCTGGCTCAGCCTCTGGGTGTGGGAGCCGTCCTGTGTACAGATGATGGACAGCTAGTGTTGATCAGGAGGAGCCAGACGGTGGCGGAGGCAGGGGGGCTCCTGGACATCCCTGGAGGTCACCCAGAGCCGAAG GTGGTGTGTAAGGAGGTGAGCATGGTCGTGATGCAGCAGAGGCCAGAGGCTGTCGTCTCTGAGCTGTTCTCGTCTGTGTGTGCTGAGATCAGAGATGAG gTGAATGTTCCTCTGAGCCGCCTCGGAGAGCCTATCCTGATGGGTGTCGCTCTGAATCACACCAGCGCTGGACGACCAAGCGCCGAGTTCTACGTCAG TTGCTCACTGACATCTGATGAAGTCAGAAAATTGTACTGGGAAGGAGGAGCAGAGGCCCACGAGTCCACAGACATCATCTTCCTCAGCAGAACA GAGATGTTGCAGCTGGACAGGAGCAGCGCTCTATGGTCAGAGCTGTGTCCCTCAGCTAAAGGAGCTGTACTGCTTTATCAGACAGTGAAACCTGATGGAGAGCGAGACCGGAGCAGATGA
- the nudt22 gene encoding uridine diphosphate glucose pyrophosphatase NUDT22 isoform X1: protein MNYQKKVKNACYNFPEAKVKSSDVLFCLTNSPKPKIFNRQTDPALERHIEEVWTERVSKEPWLFNGAKFRLHSLCLASPKYPSSSCASPKHSPCTHSSKAPSLDCVEDQEDKLSSRQRQEEMYDTDPLHDAAQNSLDPRNRAINQTENVEAVIQQAASSLEQTSSTCGTTELLSHTDKNMDDRDTGPLLTLRLGLTCYKDYLGTNWSCRVAELCQRGEAEFSDPLALLAQPLGVGAVLCTDDGQLVLIRRSQTVAEAGGLLDIPGGHPEPKVVCKEVSMVVMQQRPEAVVSELFSSVCAEIRDEVNVPLSRLGEPILMGVALNHTSAGRPSAEFYVSCSLTSDEVRKLYWEGGAEAHESTDIIFLSRTEMLQLDRSSALWSELCPSAKGAVLLYQTVKPDGERDRSR from the exons aTGAACtatcagaaaaaagtgaaaaatgcttgTTACAATTTCCCAGAGGCCAAGGTGAAGTCTtctgatgtcttgttttgtctgaccaacagtccaaaacccaaaat atTTAACAGGCAGACAGATCCGGCTCTAGAGCGTCACATAGAGGAGGTGTGGACAGAGCGGGTGTCCAAAGAGCCGTGGCTTTTCAATGGGGCCAAATTCAGACTACACTCTTTGTGCTTGGCCTCCCCTAAGTATCCCTCATCATCCTGTGCTTCTCCTAAACATTCGCCCTGCACTCATTCATCCAAAGCACCCTCCTTAGACTGTGTGGAGGATCAGGAAGACAAATTATCtagcagacagagacaggaggaaaTGTATGACACTGATCCTCTGCATGATGCTGCTCAGAACAGTTTGGACCCAAGAAACAGGGCTATaaatcagacagaaaatgtaGAGGCTGTCATCCAACAGGCAGCTAGTTCACTGGAACAAACTTCCTCTACTTGTGGAACAACTGAACTTCTGTCACACACTGATAAAAACATGGATGATCGGGACACTGGGCCGCTCCTCACTCTGAGACTTGGCCTTACATGCTACAAGGACTACCTGGGAACCAACTGGTCGTGTCGAGTGGCAGAGCTCTGTCAGCGTGGAGAGGCAGAGTTCAGCGATCCTCTGGCGCTGCTGGCTCAGCCTCTGGGTGTGGGAGCCGTCCTGTGTACAGATGATGGACAGCTAGTGTTGATCAGGAGGAGCCAGACGGTGGCGGAGGCAGGGGGGCTCCTGGACATCCCTGGAGGTCACCCAGAGCCGAAG GTGGTGTGTAAGGAGGTGAGCATGGTCGTGATGCAGCAGAGGCCAGAGGCTGTCGTCTCTGAGCTGTTCTCGTCTGTGTGTGCTGAGATCAGAGATGAG gTGAATGTTCCTCTGAGCCGCCTCGGAGAGCCTATCCTGATGGGTGTCGCTCTGAATCACACCAGCGCTGGACGACCAAGCGCCGAGTTCTACGTCAG TTGCTCACTGACATCTGATGAAGTCAGAAAATTGTACTGGGAAGGAGGAGCAGAGGCCCACGAGTCCACAGACATCATCTTCCTCAGCAGAACA GAGATGTTGCAGCTGGACAGGAGCAGCGCTCTATGGTCAGAGCTGTGTCCCTCAGCTAAAGGAGCTGTACTGCTTTATCAGACAGTGAAACCTGATGGAGAGCGAGACCGGAGCAGATGA
- the hs6st2 gene encoding heparan-sulfate 6-O-sulfotransferase 2 isoform X1, whose product MDEKSSSSSHHRLLIVLLMALLFGVIMVQYVCPSRSECQMLHHLGSWLKVGSATGSRGSGSEAQDGLQKDPYIAEDGALVRFVPRFNFTKADLNRVVDFNIKGDDVIVFLHIQKTGGTTFGRHLVRNIQLERPCECHAGQKKCTCYRPGKKETWLFSRFSTGWSCGLHADWTELTRCVPSRMDSREAPKNLPSRNYYYITILRDPVSRYLSEWRHVQRGATWKASLHVCDGRSPTLSELPSCYSGDDWSGCALQEFMDCPYNLANNRQTRMLADLSLVGCYNVSAMSDEERWAVLLESAKRNLRGMAFFGLTEYQRKTQYLFERTFNLEFIAPFTQLNGTRASGVDVPPETQHRIRQLNRWDVELYEYARDLFLQRFQVARQQERRQARERRQQERRRLRGRLPTKQGRQLKPTETPHQPDSHSVVNEEQQREKAGGDIVESEVLLPDWWDLDENSTMEDYMDNVEQW is encoded by the exons ATGGATGAGaaatccagcagcagcagccaccacCGGCTCCTGATCGTCCTGCTCATGGCGTTGCTCTTTGGCGTCATAATGGTCCAGTACGTGTGCCCGAGCAGGTCCGAGTGCCAGATGCTGCACCACCTGGGATCCTGGTTGAAGGTCGGCAGTGCAACTGGTTCCCGGGGCAGTGGCAGTGAAGCCCAAGACGGGCTCCAAAAGGATCCGTACATTGCAGAAGACGGCGCTCTGGTCCGCTTTGTCCCTCGGTTCAACTTCACCAAAGCCGATTTAAATCGTGTTGTAGACTTCAACATCAAAGGGGATGACGTTATAGTCTTCCTGCACATTCAAAAAACAGGTGGCACGACGTTTGGTCGACACCTGGTGCGGAATATTCAGCTGGAGAGGCCGTGCGAGTGCCACGCAGGTCAGAAGAAGTGTACCTGTTACCGGCCAGGTAAAAAGGAAACCTGGCTCTTTTCCCGTTTCTCCACCGGCTGGAGCTGCGGGCTGCATGCGGACTGGACCGAGCTGACCCGCTGCGTCCCGTCACGCATGGACTCACGAGAGGCTCCCAAGAACTTGCCCAG taGGAACTATTATTATATAACTATTTTAAGAGACCCAGTATCACGCTACCTGAGCGAGTGGCGTCATGTGCAGCGTGGTGCCACATGGAAAGCCTCCTTACACGTGTGTGATGGACGTTCACCAACGCTGTCGGAGCTGCCAAGCTGCTACTCAGGAGACGACTGGTCAGGTTGCGCCCTGCAGGAGTTCATGGACTGCCCCTACAATCTAGCCAATAACCGGCAGACCCGCATGCTGGCCGACCTCAGCCTGGTGGGGTGCTACAACGTCTCTGCCATGAGTGACGAAGAGCGCTGGGCAGTACTTCTGGAGAGCGCTAAACGTAATCTACGGGGCATGGCCTTCTTTGGGCTGACGGAGTACCAGCGTAAGACCCAGTACCTATTTGAGCGAACCTTCAACTTGGAGTTCATTGCACCCTTCACGCAGCTCAACGGCACACGTGCCTCCGGTGTTGACGTACCTCCTGAGACACAACACAGAATTCGCCAGCTAAATCGATGGGATGTAGAGCTGTACGAGTATGCCCGTGACCTTTTCCTGCAGCGTTTCCAGGTGGCGAGGCAGCAGGAGCGCAGGCAGGCCAGAGAGAGGCggcagcaggagaggaggcGTCTCCGTGGAAGGCTCCCAACAAAGCAAGGGAGGCAGCTGAAGCCCACAGAAACACCCCATCAGCCTGACAGCCACTCTGTAGTAaatgaggagcagcagagggagaagGCCGGTGGAGACATTGTGGAGTCAGAAGTGCTACTCCCAGACTGGTGGGATCTTGATGAGAATAGCACCATGGAGGACTACATGGACAATGTGGAACAGTGGTAG
- the zgc:153018 gene encoding transmembrane protein 179, with product MELARRLLLAHCAAHALSVAAGLLVVVPMALNGSAFKGRCALFSTGYWRTGDRAELTREPGDVSRLVVQQWGPPAACQFATFVGIFTVLYGAAQGWRCLFYLHGRHDDTLFSSFLTVLLSVCVLFLSGGASVILSLGLVSWCDTVTDDNTRPYSCAESQSVPLYLDVDTSSFYTELSLAQAALWCVTALWLAQSILAFLRLYHSHSQHISGPCLPREKELLLGHTPSDSSSPLPPHPPATPTILL from the exons ATGGAGCTGGCCCGGCGGCTGTTGCTGGCCCACTGTGCGGCTCACGCCCTGTCGGTCGCGGCGGGCCTGCTGGTGGTCGTCCCCATGGCTCTCAACGGTTCCGCCTTCAAAGGCCGCTGCGCACTGTTCTCAACCGGCTACTGGAGGACCGGGGACCGCGCCGAGCTGACGCGGGAGCCGGGAGACGTCTCCCGCCTGGTGGTGCAGCAGTGGGGCCCGCCGGCAGCCTGCCAGTTCGCCACCTTCGTCGGCATTTTCACGGTGCTGTACGGTGCGGCGCAGGGCTGGAGGTGCCTCTTTTATCTGCACGGACGACATGACGA CACCCTGTTTTCGTCCTTCCTGACGgtgctgctgagtgtgtgtgtgctctttcTGTCTGGAGGGGCCAGTGTCATCTTGTCTCTGGGTCTGGTCTCGTGGTGTGATACCGTGACTGATGACAACACACGGCCATACAG ctGTGCAGAGTCCCAGTCTGTTCCACTTTACCTGGATGTGGACACCTCCTCCTTCTACACAGAACTCAGTCTGGCACAG GCGGCTCTGTGGTGTGTGACGGCTCTGTGGCTGGCTCAGTCCATCCTGGCTTTCCTGCGGCTCTACCACTCCCACAGCCAGCACATAAGCGGGCCTTGTCTTCCCCGAGAGAAGGAGCTGCTGCTGGGACACACTCCATCTGACAGCAGCTCCCCCTTACCTCCACATCCCCCAGCAACACCCACCATCTTACTCTAA
- the si:ch211-107m4.1 gene encoding heterogeneous nuclear ribonucleoprotein U-like protein 2, translating into MRLTDIRKLKVAELRSRLKELGLDSRGLKAELVDRLWSALERGLSGKDGETGVKLEHDGSPTPSAPTDTTEVVAPSSSPPTEAGIIAPCSLDSTREYKDTGTQTETGAGVTALQHGSELVSESVTGCQAEEGEVDGPGEDRRALSSEETGRGRAFYEFKEEIRYKRAKSPQPPVDREEAEENNEDKVRVDPYDSHLHFEVGPDGSGGQPRFWAQFPSLWSGSRLTHGVLQGRVGFEVRLERKLLTKQLEEQEFMEPYGLRVGWSVANTSLLLGEDELSFAYDGRSKKVSGGKEEEFGEPFSEGDIIGCYASFSAGAAIQLSFHKNGRFMGVAFSLGASVLQGVPLFPHVLCKSCSVRFLLDPTTPPWYPGPPGFTPLAALPAGQRVRSTFAPSSRAQCEVLLMVGLPGSGKSHWAKTHMKKHPEKQYKLLGTEELLACMVSGGQSSRLQQASQCLTDLIKMAAQTPGNYILDQCNILFSARRHKLQLFAGFRRRVVVVFPSADEWKRRLLQHQTSDGEQIPETALLKLQVSCSLPEQQTDLLEELQYVELPQERAQTLLQEYKDCARRLLPPIPKQDRKKARLHKKRPHPQGPPPSHRIKWTGINGWNDPRLNIHSWSQHPRYWNVAYQDPSYNYNRDFGYSGYEGYW; encoded by the exons ATGAGGCTAACGGATATCAGAAAGTTAAAAGTGGCGGAGCTGCGCTCCAGACTTAAAGAACTTGGGCTGGACAGTAGAGGACTGAAGGCTGAGCTGGTAGACAGGCTGTGGTCTGCTTTGGAGAGAGGACTGAGTGGGAAAGACGGTGAAACAGGGGTAAAACTAGAACATGACGGCTCACCGACACCTTCAGCACCGACGGATACAACGGAGGTCGTCGCACCGTCCTCATCACCACCGACAGAAGCGGGAATTATTGCGCCATGTAGCCTAGACAGCACCAGAGAGTATAAAGACACCGGTACACAGACTGAGACTGGTGCCGGTGTAACAGCACTACAACACGGCTCTGAGTTGGTTTCAGAGTCCGTTACGGGATGCCAGGCTGAGGAAGGAGAGGTGGATGGTCccggagaggacaggagagctCTGTCATCAGAGGAGACGGGCAGGGGAAGAGCTTTCTACGAGTTCAAAGAGGAGATACGATACAAAAG AGCCAAATCACCACAGCCTCCAGTGGatagagaggaggcagaggagaacAATGAAGATAAAGTGAGAGTAGATCCAT ATGACAGTCACCTCCATTTTGAGGTGGGTCCTGATGGATCCGGTGGGCAGCCACGGTTCTGGGCTCAGTTCCCCTCACTGTGGTCAGGCTCCAGGCTCACTCACGGGGTGCTGCAGGGCAGGGTGGGCTTTGAGGTGAGGCTGGAGAGGAAGTTGTTGACTAAACAGCTGGAGGAACAAGAGTTCATGGAGCCCTATGGTCTGAGGGTAGGCTGGTCAGTGGCTAACACCTCTCTGCTGCTGG GGGAGGATGAACTCTCTTTTGCTTATGATGGGCGCAGTAAAAAAGTGTCAGGTGGAAAGGAAGAGGAGTTTGGAGAACCTTTCTCAGAGGGGGATATCATTGGCTGTTACGCT TCTTTCTCCGCAGGCGCTGCCATTCAACTCTCTTTCCATAAGAACGGTCGTTTCATGGGTGTGGCCTTTTCCCTGGGTGCCTCTGTGCTGCAGGGTGTTCCTCTTTTCCCTCACGTCCTCTGTAAAAGCTGTTCAGTCAGATTCCTCCTGGACCCCACAACTCCTCCCTGGTACCCTGGCCCTCCAGGTTTTACACCGCTGGCAGCTCTCCCTGCTGGGCAGAGGGTGCGCTCTACATTTGCCCCTTCTTCCAGAGCACAGTGTGAG GTGTTGTTGATGGTGGGTCTTCCTGGTTCTGGGAAGAGCCACTGGGCCAAGACTCACATGAAGAAGCATCCAGAGAAACAGTACAAGCTGCTGGGCACAGAGGAGCTGCTCGCATGTATGGTG agtggaggacagagcagcaggCTGCAGCAGGCCTCTCAGTGTCTAACTGATTTAATCAAGATGGCTGCTCAGACTCCTGGCAACTACATCCTTGACCAG TGCAACATCCTCTTCTCGGCACGCCGTCACAAGCTGCAACTGTTCGCAGGCTTCAGGCGGCGTGTGGTGGTGGTTTTTCCATCTGCCGACGAGTGGAAAAGACGACTGTTGCAGCACCAGACGAGTGACGGGGAGCAGATCCCAGAAACCGCCCTGCTCAAACTCCAAG TGAGCTGCAGTCTTCCAGAGCAGCAGACTGACctgctggaggagctgcagtATGTTGAGCTGCCTCAGGAACGGGCGCAGACGCTCCTGCAGGAGTACAAAGACTGTGCTCGCAGATTGCTGCCACCCATCCCCAAACAGGACAGGAAGAAAGCCCGACTTCACAAGAAAAGACCCCACCCTCAAGGCCCTCCGCCATCACATAGGATCAAGTGGACTGGGATAAATG GGTGGAACGACCCAAGACTCAACATCCATTCATGGAGCCAGCACCCAAGATAT tggAACGTCGCTTATCAGGACCCGAGCTACAACTACAACAGAGACTTTGGTTACAGTGGTTATGAGGGTTACTGGTGA
- the hs6st2 gene encoding heparan-sulfate 6-O-sulfotransferase 2 isoform X2: MDEKSSSSSHHRLLIVLLMALLFGVIMVQYVCPSRSECQMLHHLGSWLKVGSATGSRGSGSEAQDGLQKDPYIAEDGALVRFVPRFNFTKADLNRVVDFNIKGDDVIVFLHIQKTGGTTFGRHLVRNIQLERPCECHAGQKKCTCYRPGKKETWLFSRFSTGWSCGLHADWTELTRCVPSRMDSREAPKNLPRNYYYITILRDPVSRYLSEWRHVQRGATWKASLHVCDGRSPTLSELPSCYSGDDWSGCALQEFMDCPYNLANNRQTRMLADLSLVGCYNVSAMSDEERWAVLLESAKRNLRGMAFFGLTEYQRKTQYLFERTFNLEFIAPFTQLNGTRASGVDVPPETQHRIRQLNRWDVELYEYARDLFLQRFQVARQQERRQARERRQQERRRLRGRLPTKQGRQLKPTETPHQPDSHSVVNEEQQREKAGGDIVESEVLLPDWWDLDENSTMEDYMDNVEQW; the protein is encoded by the exons ATGGATGAGaaatccagcagcagcagccaccacCGGCTCCTGATCGTCCTGCTCATGGCGTTGCTCTTTGGCGTCATAATGGTCCAGTACGTGTGCCCGAGCAGGTCCGAGTGCCAGATGCTGCACCACCTGGGATCCTGGTTGAAGGTCGGCAGTGCAACTGGTTCCCGGGGCAGTGGCAGTGAAGCCCAAGACGGGCTCCAAAAGGATCCGTACATTGCAGAAGACGGCGCTCTGGTCCGCTTTGTCCCTCGGTTCAACTTCACCAAAGCCGATTTAAATCGTGTTGTAGACTTCAACATCAAAGGGGATGACGTTATAGTCTTCCTGCACATTCAAAAAACAGGTGGCACGACGTTTGGTCGACACCTGGTGCGGAATATTCAGCTGGAGAGGCCGTGCGAGTGCCACGCAGGTCAGAAGAAGTGTACCTGTTACCGGCCAGGTAAAAAGGAAACCTGGCTCTTTTCCCGTTTCTCCACCGGCTGGAGCTGCGGGCTGCATGCGGACTGGACCGAGCTGACCCGCTGCGTCCCGTCACGCATGGACTCACGAGAGGCTCCCAAGAACTTGCCCAG GAACTATTATTATATAACTATTTTAAGAGACCCAGTATCACGCTACCTGAGCGAGTGGCGTCATGTGCAGCGTGGTGCCACATGGAAAGCCTCCTTACACGTGTGTGATGGACGTTCACCAACGCTGTCGGAGCTGCCAAGCTGCTACTCAGGAGACGACTGGTCAGGTTGCGCCCTGCAGGAGTTCATGGACTGCCCCTACAATCTAGCCAATAACCGGCAGACCCGCATGCTGGCCGACCTCAGCCTGGTGGGGTGCTACAACGTCTCTGCCATGAGTGACGAAGAGCGCTGGGCAGTACTTCTGGAGAGCGCTAAACGTAATCTACGGGGCATGGCCTTCTTTGGGCTGACGGAGTACCAGCGTAAGACCCAGTACCTATTTGAGCGAACCTTCAACTTGGAGTTCATTGCACCCTTCACGCAGCTCAACGGCACACGTGCCTCCGGTGTTGACGTACCTCCTGAGACACAACACAGAATTCGCCAGCTAAATCGATGGGATGTAGAGCTGTACGAGTATGCCCGTGACCTTTTCCTGCAGCGTTTCCAGGTGGCGAGGCAGCAGGAGCGCAGGCAGGCCAGAGAGAGGCggcagcaggagaggaggcGTCTCCGTGGAAGGCTCCCAACAAAGCAAGGGAGGCAGCTGAAGCCCACAGAAACACCCCATCAGCCTGACAGCCACTCTGTAGTAaatgaggagcagcagagggagaagGCCGGTGGAGACATTGTGGAGTCAGAAGTGCTACTCCCAGACTGGTGGGATCTTGATGAGAATAGCACCATGGAGGACTACATGGACAATGTGGAACAGTGGTAG